Proteins from a single region of Styela clava chromosome 1, kaStyClav1.hap1.2, whole genome shotgun sequence:
- the LOC120345913 gene encoding uncharacterized protein LOC120345913: MDAYREFKHAYRGYFVDKPNYLCTEDLQVTVNFKELDGFENLVILAYNLLLACPDPGLGYLKVLHRYEKLMKKNRVQRKTTNPVKFATICYVLHQYCVKILRSPWRNDYLIIKDYSGFYQYTLYEHLAPSIIEELLHLIGFEYEQDLSMFQFNPTMNQQVVQSITEAGIGFFLSYVHCMISHDAHFKRKVATMNYSLQQSRISKHSSMQSYNSEQPSTSRMNGTKNITRNVDSSSMNNFNTSLENLREKRLRNSEFSNPYPVDMRTQSRSSNHGQEKAATNLMMNDIYDSHRNPLNLSNSNQSAGASNSVSVRQGSPHSDYMDDQSLYCGADSKLYNSNGDNNRNLSSENSLNEVLYPPNIVEQNTHSLDVQMENFRFDEGSRQKDYAMATAAHGIKASPNKHASSLSANYVKFYPRRGSPDGEITTEGHYDHRAPERQNKISSSRIYPRHSTEQRHIYHDIDDNTHYGQ, from the exons ATGGATGCATACAGAGAATTCAAGCATGCTTACAGGGGATATTTTGTGGATAAACCAAATTATTT GTGCACAGAAGATCTTCAGGTTACAGTTAATTTCAAGGAACTTGATGGTTTTGAAAATTTAGTTATACTTGCTTATAACTTATTATTGGCATGCCCTGATCCCGGACTTGGTTATCTAAAAGTATTGCACAGATATGaaaagttaatgaaaaa AAACAGAGTACAAAGGAAGACCACAAACCCAGTTAAGTTTGCGACAATATGCTATGTCTTGCATCAATATTGTGTGAAAATTTTGAGATCGCCCTGGAGGAATGATTATCTCATAATTAAG GATTACAGCGGATTCTACCAATACACTTTGTATGAACATCTTGCGCCTTCCATTATCGAAGAACTCTTACACCTTATTGGATTTGAGTATGAACAAGATCTTAGTATGTTCCAGTTCAATCCTACTATGAATCAACAGGTTGTTCAATCAATAACAGAAGCAGGAATTGGATTCTTCTTGTCATATGTTCATTGCATGATTTCACATGATGCACATTTCAAAAGAAAAGTTGCG ACAATGAATTACTCGCTTCAACAATCAAGAATTTCAAAACATAGTTCAATGCAATCCTATAATTCTGAACAGCCGAGTACAAGTAGAATGAATGGGACAAAAAATATCACAAGAAATGTTGATTCATCAAGCATGAACAATTTCAACACATCGCTTGAGAACTTGAGAGAAAAACGTTTGAGAAATTCGGAGTTTAGTAATCCTTATCCAGTGGACATGAGGACTCAAAGTCGATCTAGCAATCATGGACAAGAAAAGGCTGCTACAAACCTAATGATGAATGATATTTATGACTCCCACAGAAATCCGCTTAATTTATCGAATTCTAATCAAAGTGCAGGTGCCAGTAATTCTGTGTCAGTGCGTCAAGGTTCTCCACATTCTGACTACATGGATGACCAATCTCTCTATTGTGGCGCTGATTCTAAACTTTACAATTCCAATGGTGACAATAATAGAAATCTATCATCTGAAAATTCACTCAATGAAGTACTTTATCCACCAAATATAGTGGAACAAAACACCCATTCTCTTGATGTTCAAATGGAAAATTTCCGCTTTGATGAAGGATCTAGACAAAAAGATTATGCTATGGCAACTGCTGCACATGGAATTAAAGCTTCCCCAAACAAACACGCTTCCTCCCTTTCTGCAAATTATGTCAAGTTTTATCCTCGTAGGGGTTCGCCAGATGGAGAAATAACCACTGAAGGCCACTATGATCATCGTGCACCTGAAAGACAAAACAAGATATCATCATCTAGAATATATCCCAGACATTCCACAGAACAACGTCACATATATCATGACATAGATGATAATACCCATTATGGTCAGTGA